In Babylonia areolata isolate BAREFJ2019XMU chromosome 10, ASM4173473v1, whole genome shotgun sequence, the following proteins share a genomic window:
- the LOC143286439 gene encoding cathepsin L-like peptidase: protein MLRLIIVVALSASALSASLLDLDREWMIFKKTHNKMYSPQAEAVRRVIWEQSLQMIVEHNLEADRGLRTFRLGMNHLGDMTSNEVVALLNGYKKLANRTAGATYLPPSNAGDLPSEVDWRSKGYVTPVKNQGQCGSCWAFASTGSLEGQHFKKTGTLVSLSEQNLVDCSRREGNHGCNGGFMEWAFAYIKMNGGIDTEESYPYLAREGRCRFSRANVGATDTGYVDIRRGSESDLQSAVATVGPIAVTIDASKRSFQLYRSGVYYEPTCSSERLDHGVLVVGYGTEDSEDYWLVKNSWGTFWGMNGYIQMARNRNNNCGIATQACFPTV, encoded by the exons ATGCTCCGTCTCATCATCGTGGTCGCACTGTCGGCATCAGCTCTGTCAGCATCTCTGCTGGACCTGGACCGAGAATGGATGATCTTCAAGAAGACCCACAACAAGATGTACTCGCCACAAGCTGAGGCCGTCAG ACGGGTGATCTGGGAGCAGAGCCTGCAGATGATCGTGGAGCACAACCTGGAGGCAGACCGCGGCCTGCGCACCTTCCGTCTGGGCATGAACCACCTGGGGGACATG accAGTAACGAAGTCGTCGCTTTGCTCAACGGATACAAGAAGTTAGCCAACAGGACCGCTGGCGCCACCTATCTGCCTCCTAGTAACGCGGGTGATCTCCCCTCGGAGGTAGACTGGAGGAGTAAGGGTTACGTCACACCGGTGAAAAATCAG GGACAATGCGGATCCTGCTGGGCCTTCGCCTCAACGGGGTCTCTGGAAGGTCAGCACTTCAAGAAGACAGGGacccttgtctctctgtccgaaCAGAATCTGGTGGACTGCTCCAGGAGAGAAG GTAACCATGGATGCAATGGTGGTTTTATGGAATGGGCTTTCGCCTACATCAAGATGAACGGGGGCATTGACACTGAAGAATCCTACCCCTACCTTGCCAGG GAAGGAAGATGTCGCTTCAGTCGGGCCAACGTAGGCGCAACTGACACGGGCTACGTAGACATCAGACGAGGGAGCGAGAGCGACCTCCAGTCGGCCGTGGCGACTGTGGGACCCATCGCCGTGACCATAGACGCCTCCAAGAGGTCCTTCCAGCTCTACAGGTCCGGAGTCTACTACGAGCCCACGTGCAGCTCTGAGCGTCTGGATCACGGCGTGTTGGTGGTGGGGTACGGCACGGAAGATTCCGAGGACTACTGGCTGGTgaagaacag tTGGGGTACATTCTGGGGAATGAACGGCTACATTCAGATGGCTagaaacaggaacaacaactGTGGCATCGCCACCCAGGCCTGCTTTCCAACCGTGTGA